GCATTTGCAAGCTGTTGGACCATTGGAGAGTGAATGAGGAGTATTTTTTTTGAAACTTTGCCTTTAAAGATAAATGGTCTGTTTTTTAATGAGTATGAAGCTAAGGAGGGTGTGGGTTTTAATTGCGGACCAGTTGGACTTGTCTATTAATGATCAATTTTTTTAGTGCCTACTAGCTTTTACTAGTACACAAAAAGTAGTCTTTCCTTATTCAGTAATTCAATCTTTGTTGATGACTGTTTGATAAGGCTTATTTGGTTAGTGAAAAATTCTGATTTTCTGCCTACCAAATGTATGCTACATGGATGGTGACTGACTGATTGTCTAGGACATTGAGTcggttctctctctctctctctctctattagTCTGTTGATGCATATTTCTATTGATTGACCTTTTATCTTTCTTTGTTTTTCCTGTTACTCAGGTAACTTTGGTGAGGTTGTACATGTGGAGCTGGCAATTGACCGTACTGTAAGTTCTTAAAAGTTGTTATATTCATACAGTTGGAGGCTTGGAGCATTTTTTTGTTTTATCTTCCTAGTGCAATGACATGTTTCACTTGCATAGGTTAATCTTCCCAAGGGATATGGATATGTTGAATTCAAGGCAAGGGCTGATGCTGAGAAGGCCTTAATATACATGGATGGGGTAATGGTTACGGAGATGTGGGATTCAATGTAGTTGGTTCTATGCAACCACATTATTTATGGTGACATGATCTAACTGCCTTGATGCAGGCCCAGATTGATGGCAATGTTGTTCGAGCAAGGTTCACATTACCTCCGCGACAGAAGGTTTCACCACCCCCAAAACCTATTGCTGCTGCTCCAAAGCAGGATGCTTCCAAACCTGATAATGCAAGTGTCGATGTTGAGAAGGATGGACTAAAGAGGCAAAGAGAATGTATGTTTGAATATTTGTATGTTATGGAGCTTTTTGTTATTTTCTGTTTGCAAGTAGTTATTGTGTCTAGTTGATGTCAGCTTCTCCCAATTGTAAACCCCTAGCCTCACCTCGAAGAAGAATGCCTGTTACTCAAAGAGGTGGATCCCCTAGACGTCTTCCAGATTCCCCTGCACGTCGACGTGCTGATTCTCCTCCATGTCGGCGAATAGAGTCTCCTCTTCATCGTGGGGATGCACCACCAAGACGGAGACCAGCTTCCCCAGCTCGAGGTCGTTCTCCATCTCCACCAAGGCGTTATAGATCCCCTGCAAGGTTGGCTGCCTGCTAAACAACTTCTTGCTCAATGTCATAAGTAACTTGAAATGGTTGTTGACCAATTATCAATTCTGCAGGGGCTCTCCCAGGAGGATTCGTGGTAGTCCTATCCGCAGACATTCTCCTCCAAGGCGACGGTAATTGTTTGCTAATTAAACTATTATGTTTCAAAGCTGAAATGCCCATCCTGATAAACATTGGAAGTTATGTTTATTGAGCACCAGGCTGAAACTTTGTTCCCTGATTAATAAAATGTTGATATTTTATACATTCTATTGTATTTGGCTAagcttgatttaaaaaaaaatataggcTTGGGTGGCGCCAGGCTTAGGTTAAAAGACCCAGCCTGATTTGGCATGGTCTGAACCTGGTCCAGCCTGCCTTTTGAAGAGGTCTTTATCCAAAGTATGTTTTTAGTAATCATAAACCATTAACCGTAATgattgataaaatataatttctgaGGAATTGGTAGGAAAAATACAAGCTAAgcaaatttttaactttttttcccTTTATCTCAGTACACCTCCTAGACGAGCTCTTAGTCCTCCAAGAAGGTCCCCACTTCGTCGACGTAGCCGCTCTCCAATTCGTAGGCCTGCTCGCTCACGTTCAAGATCACCTGCACCGAGGAGGTAAGTGTATTGTTTATCTGAGCTGTTTTATGTTTGAGAGAATCGAGGTACCTATTGAGCATCAGTTTGATTCTTTTTTATGCATTCTCAATGTGTTAGCATTGGCTATGTGAGGATATAAGAAGGATATCTTTATATTACCTTTTTATCTAAGCCTTTCAATTTCTTCTTTTCTATATTATTTCCACAGATGATGAAGCTATATTTAGGATGTAAAAGGAAGGTTGTTGTAGAAATTGAATAGGATAGTCTTTTTTAGGATGGATAAATGGCTTCACAGATGAGGTGTGCAAGCCTCAGTAAAATCCAAGATGACAGTTGTTTTTTCTAATGGATGTTATGTATAAGGGTGTGCTTAATTCTTGGAGGTCCTGAACCATAGAACCATATTGTACCAAATTGACTTATTATATTGTTTTGGTTATTCATTAAGAATCGAACCAGAACCATCCCAGAGGACCTGAACCCTTATTGAACTGGAACCCAACAGAATTGATTTCATACACATCTTTTCTAGGATTTTTTAgattatatattttcaatataattatatatatttgtatgCAATTAATTGTAACGTATGTATATTACAgccattattttatatatataacattataTAAACTATCATTATCTTTCATTCATGTACTTTTCTTAATTACTCTTATACATCGTCACTTTATCATTCTTATTGTAAGTGTGCTACATTTTATAATATGTTTAATCCTTCATATAATTAAGAAGTACTAAAATGTATGAAATATGATATACTCATACTACTATGTttagttatttataataatgtataattaaatattatagaaTTCAGAAATAGTTCAAGGGTCCAACCTTAAAACTTAAATGGCAATTCAACATACTTATCACGAAAATAGTTGTATAAAATTGTTTCAAGATACGAACCCAAACTGGATTCGAGGAATTGAGAATTAAAACAATGAAACTGAAATTTTGGTTCAAAATTATGGTTCTTAAACTAAAACCACACGCACCAAGTGGGAATCAACTTAGTTTAGTGGGGTAGGATGAGGAAAATTCAGTTAATACGGAAACGGACTAGATTAGTAGggagaattttgaattttggttTGAAAGCAGATGGAGATGTTGTGAGAATAGATTTTGAATTGTTGAGAACTGAAGCAAAGGGGAGGAGGGGGAAGCTATGTTTAGAACAGTAGACAGGAAAGGTTAAAAATGTTGTGGGAACTTCTATGGTAAATTCTTAACTACCAAGAATTCTAGTTCACTGCCAGTTGCAGGTGACTATTATATATTAAGTTTTTTACTCTCTATATCTTTTCATCTCACAGGATTGATCCTTTTTCCTCGCTGTAAGAAACTTATGATTTTTGAAGTTGAATAACTGCCGTGTaccttatattattttttatcccATCATTTTTTTGCGAATTTTCTATTGTTGCTAAGCCACCTTTGTCTGCATGTCTTACAATTTTTGTGATCATGTTGTATAGCAGAGGCCGAGCTCCTGCTGCAAGACGTGGGAGGTCATCATCTTATTCCAGGTCGCCTAGTCCACGCAAGGTTTGTCATTTGTTCCTTTGCCTAAAGGTTTATTGTTATTATGCTAGGAAAGGATCTCTGTAATTATGTAGTTGGTTTTACGTATTTGATCATGATAGGTCACCCGCAGGATATCAAGGAGCCGAAGTCCTAGAAggtgaattttcttttttaagaaaatCTATGATCATGTTTAAGCACACATTGTCTTGCTAGCTCATATGAGATTTCATTTGTTTGAGGTTTGTTAAAATCTAAGTTTTGCATGATATAATGGCCAATACATTCTATGAAGATATTCTTGTTCGACAAAATTCCTTCCAAATTCTCTTTTTGTATTGGATTATTCAAAATTGtttgaataaatttttagtCTCATAATGCCTAGAAAATGTGCACACAATGCTTCCccctttttttctccttttcctGCTATAAAGAGAATGCAGGAGGCTTGGGCTAGACACTGTAAGGAATAAGTGGGATGGGTGATATGGTAGAGAAAGTGAATGGTTGAAGAAGTGCGAACTGTTGAATGAAAGGCTCTTAGCTAGAGAACAAAAATATGGTGGGCTTTTGGGTGAGAGGATGCAAGGGGCTTGTGCAAGTTACTAAATATCTGCATGATTTTACTATGAATTCTTTCCATGTATGGTTAAAAATTCTGTTGGACTTTCTGGTCTATTGTAATGTTGTATTTTTGGTGTATATTTTGTCTTGGTTACAATTCTTCTTTAAGGTTCCAtttatttcatgaaaaatatttttttgagaaTATTTTCTGCATATCTGGTGTTTGGTCAGAGGAAAAATATAACTTTAATGATCTTATCAACACTCTCGAACTTTTTATACATAAATgttataacattttttttttaacattgcAACCAAACAACTGAAAGGAAGTTATTTCTCTTGGAGAATATTTTCCATATACAAGTTTTCTACAAAACAGTCTTTTAacattttctaatttcttctTAAAATAACTAGAGATGCTTCTTGTATAGGCCTTTGAGGGGAAGAAGCAGCACCAGCAACAGCAGCAGCTCACCACCTCGTAAATCATAGGTAGTATTTGTGGCAATCTCTTCCCCCTCTCCCTCCTCTATATCTATGAGTACTGAACTAGTTAAGGTCTGTTTCAGTATGGAAAAATCCTTTGATGGCTTGTGATGTAAAACAGTGATAGAAGTTAATACTGTTCTTCAGGATTGTTTGTTTTGCTTCATGGAACCATGCTGTGCGTGCTAGTTGCCAGTATTTGTGGAGAATTATCTATTACAGTTTAGCTGCTTTTCTGTTGAATTTTATGCCTTTTTTccccccctctctctctccccctcaACAGTGAACAAACTTTAATTGTCTCTACAAGTTGGAATTTTTAATTTGTACACAATAGAGGAGAGAGTAAGAACGAGTGAGAAACTTCTGTTCCTGAGTTCTTCCAAGCAGCAGCGGCCTTCATTTACCATTTGATTGCAGCAGAATTTCATTTAGAAATAGTTGTGGCGTCGTGCGATTAACAGCGCTATTATTTCCTTCACCTTCGCTTTTGGTTGGGAGGGAGAGGGGACCAAATCCCTGGCCTATTAACCTCTTTCGGTTGCAGGTATCTGTTGGAGTAAATTTTCAATAGATATGAGATGATTGTTTTAATTGGTTAATAAATTGAACATTGATAGATGGATTAAAGGATAAATTCTCATATTTAATTTGTAACCATTAAAGTACACGCTGCCAGTTAATTTAACGGATGAAGCAAATATAAATCCTCCAAaaagcttggtaaaggaaatatcttttgttttttctttttggtataAAGGAAGAGCTCAGAGCTCACACCAATTTCATTCCAGGTACACTACCATGTACTCAAATCACGATCCATCCAACAATAAATCATTCGGAGGGTTCTCAAGAACTGTCAGACCAGCAGCATTCAACTCTGCTATTCTTGCTAATTTATCAGCATAAAAGTTGGCCTCTATGTAGAGATGGACAATAGAAACGTCCAGCTGAGCAAGAAGCTATGGATGGCTGAAACACTGTTGAGAACTCCACGGGCAATGCATTAGCTTGTTCAAAGTCCAATAGAGAAAAGTTCCAAGCCCGTAATTAAAGAGAactaaaaatttagtttttcttttcctaaaaaaaaattcaaagaaacAAAACTTAAGAGTTAGGGAATGATGCAGTGAATTGGGATagggaaaataattttttatatatatttttaattttttttttgttttaaatagaaatatatttttttaattcacgtTTTTAACTTGTGAGAGCATCATAATGATTTTTAATGAAGAATTGTATTTCtatgtattttaataatatatttaaacaataaattaaGTGGATTGAATCAAAATGGTCGTCAGAAAGGCCGTTAATGAAACATAAtactaattgaattaaaaatcatGACAAACCTAAGATGATAGTTTTGCGTTTTCTTCGATGACAACTTAGTGATATTTGGAGATTTTGCAGCCAACAATAATGGGGTGACC
This Manihot esculenta cultivar AM560-2 chromosome 6, M.esculenta_v8, whole genome shotgun sequence DNA region includes the following protein-coding sequences:
- the LOC110617766 gene encoding serine/arginine-rich splicing factor SR45 isoform X5 — translated: MVKPKRGRSPPSGSGSGSLSRSRSKSRSRSYSGSDSRSSSRSRSLSSRSRSKSLSSSSSPSRSLSSGSRSPTAQRKSSAVVAKRGRSPDLQSRKTSPPRKISPIRESLVLHIDSLSRNVHEGHLKEIFSNFGEVVHVELAIDRTVNLPKGYGYVEFKARADAEKALIYMDGAQIDGNVVRARFTLPPRQKVSPPPKPIAAAPKQDASKPDNASVDVEKDGLKRQRESSPNCKPLASPRRRMPVTQRGGSPRRLPDSPARRRADSPPCRRIESPLHRGDAPPRRRPASPARGRSPSPPRRYRSPARGSPRRIRGSPIRRHSPPRRRTPPRRALSPPRRSPLRRRSRSPIRRPARSRSRSPAPRRGRAPAARRGRSSSYSRSPSPRKDIKEPKS
- the LOC110617766 gene encoding serine/arginine-rich splicing factor SR45 isoform X2, which translates into the protein MVKPKRGRSPPSGSGSGSLSRSRSKSRSRSYSGSDSRSSSRSRSLSSRSRSKSLSSSSSPSRSLSSGSRSPTAQRKSSAVVAKRGRSPDLQSRKTSPPRKISPIRESLVLHIDSLSRNVHEGHLKEIFSNFGEVVHVELAIDRTVNLPKGYGYVEFKARADAEKALIYMDGAQIDGNVVRARFTLPPRQKVSPPPKPIAAAPKQDASKPDNASVDVEKDGLKRQRESSPNCKPLASPRRRMPVTQRGGSPRRLPDSPARRRADSPPCRRIESPLHRGDAPPRRRPASPARGRSPSPPRRYRSPARGSPRRIRGSPIRRHSPPRRRTPPRRALSPPRRSPLRRRSRSPIRRPARSRSRSPAPRRGRAPAARRGRSSSYSRSPSPRKVTRRISRSRSPRRPLRGRSSTSNSSSSPPRKS
- the LOC110617766 gene encoding serine/arginine-rich splicing factor SR45 isoform X4, coding for MVKPKRGRSPPSGSGSGSLSRSRSKSRSRSYSGSDSRSSSRSRSLSSRSRSKSLSSSSSPSRSLSSGSRSPTAQRKSSAVVAKRGRSPDLQSRKTSPPRKISPIRESLVLHIDSLSRNVHEGHLKEIFSNFGEVVHVELAIDRTVNLPKGYGYVEFKARADAEKALIYMDGAQIDGNVVRARFTLPPRQKVSPPPKPIAAAPKQDASKPDNASVDVEKDGLKRQRESSPNCKPLASPRRRMPVTQRGGSPRRLPDSPARRRADSPPCRRIESPLHRGDAPPRRRPASPARGRSPSPPRRYRSPARGSPRRIRGSPIRRHSPPRRRTPPRRALSPPRRSPLRRRSRSPIRRPARSRSRSPAPRSRGRAPAARRGRSSSYSRSPSPRKDIKEPKS
- the LOC110617766 gene encoding serine/arginine-rich splicing factor SR45 isoform X3 — protein: MVKPKRGRSPPSGSGSGSLSRSRSKSRSRSYSGSDSRSSSRSRSLSSRSRSKSLSSSSSPSRSLSSGSRSPTAQRKSSAVVAKRGRSPDLQSRKTSPPRKISPIRESLVLHIDSLSRNVHEGHLKEIFSNFGEVVHVELAIDRTVNLPKGYGYVEFKARADAEKALIYMDGAQIDGNVVRARFTLPPRQKVSPPPKPIAAAPKQDASKPDNASVDVEKDGLKRQRESSPRRRMPVTQRGGSPRRLPDSPARRRADSPPCRRIESPLHRGDAPPRRRPASPARGRSPSPPRRYRSPARGSPRRIRGSPIRRHSPPRRRTPPRRALSPPRRSPLRRRSRSPIRRPARSRSRSPAPRSRGRAPAARRGRSSSYSRSPSPRKVTRRISRSRSPRRPLRGRSSTSNSSSSPPRKS
- the LOC110617766 gene encoding serine/arginine-rich splicing factor SR45 isoform X1 gives rise to the protein MVKPKRGRSPPSGSGSGSLSRSRSKSRSRSYSGSDSRSSSRSRSLSSRSRSKSLSSSSSPSRSLSSGSRSPTAQRKSSAVVAKRGRSPDLQSRKTSPPRKISPIRESLVLHIDSLSRNVHEGHLKEIFSNFGEVVHVELAIDRTVNLPKGYGYVEFKARADAEKALIYMDGAQIDGNVVRARFTLPPRQKVSPPPKPIAAAPKQDASKPDNASVDVEKDGLKRQRESSPNCKPLASPRRRMPVTQRGGSPRRLPDSPARRRADSPPCRRIESPLHRGDAPPRRRPASPARGRSPSPPRRYRSPARGSPRRIRGSPIRRHSPPRRRTPPRRALSPPRRSPLRRRSRSPIRRPARSRSRSPAPRSRGRAPAARRGRSSSYSRSPSPRKVTRRISRSRSPRRPLRGRSSTSNSSSSPPRKS